In one window of Onychomys torridus chromosome 7, mOncTor1.1, whole genome shotgun sequence DNA:
- the LOC118586944 gene encoding olfactory receptor 7D4-like: MEPENLTATSKFILLGLSKENDIQPLLFWLFLFIYLVCIIGNLLIILAIGSDSHLWTPMYFFLSNLSFTDICFISTTVPKMLVNIQAQNKSITYEGCVTQMYFFMFFSGLDSLLLTVMAYDRFVAICHPLRYMIIMNPYLCGLLLLLSWLICLAYSLLQTLMFLRVSFCKKTEIPHYFCELAQILKLACSDTHDNDILLYCVTGLLGIIPLSGILFSYSKIINSIVGISSARGKYKAFSTCGSHLSVVSLFYGAGLGVYLTSQTTYNSREGSVTSVMYTVVAPMLNPFIYSLRNRDMKQVIRRLFHSTRDRSQCDNRKMDT, translated from the coding sequence ATGGAGCCAGAGAACTTAACAGCCACTTCAAAATTCATTCTTTTGGgactttcaaaagaaaatgatatcCAGCCACTTCTATTTTGgctgttcctgttcatttacttggTCTGCATCATAGGGAATCTGCTTATCATCCTGGCTATTGGCTCTGACTCCCACCTCTGGACCCCaatgtatttcttcctctctAACCTATCTTTCACAGACATTTGTTTCATTTCCACCACAGTTCCCAAGATGTTAGTGAACATCCAGGCACAGAATAAATCCATCACCTATGAAGGCTGCGTCACCCAGatgtattttttcatgtttttttctggACTGGATAGTTTGTTACTGACAGTAATGGCCTATGACCGGTTTGTGGCCATATGTCACCCCTTGCGCTACATGATTATCATGAACCCTTACCTTTGTGGTCTTCTACTGCTACTGTCTTGGCTAATCTGCCTTGCCTATTCATTGTTACAAACATTAATGTTTTTGAGGGTGTCTTTCTGCAAGAAAACAGAAATCCCTCACTATTTCTGTGAACTTGCTCAGATCCTCAAGCTTGCCTGCTCAGACACCCATGACAATGACATCCTGCTTTACTGTGTAACTGGTTTGCTAGGTATTATTCCTCTGTCTGGGATTCTTTTCTCTTATTCTAAAATCATCAACTCCATAGTGGGCATTTCATCTGCTAGGGGGAAGTATAAAGCCTTTTCTACTTGTGGGTCTCATCTTTCAGTGGTCTCATTGTTCTATGGTGCAGGCCTTGGTGTCTACCTTACTTCTCAAACAACCTATAACTCCAGAGAGGGTTCAGTCACCTCAGTGATGTATACTGTGGTTGCTCCCATGCTCAACCCTttcatctacagcctgaggaatAGGGATATGAAGCAGGTTATTAGAAGACTTTTTCATAGCACAAGAGATAGGTCTCAGTGTGATAATAGAAAAATGGATACATGA